A region of Pontiella agarivorans DNA encodes the following proteins:
- a CDS encoding DUF7594 domain-containing protein, whose product MKSVIGAISLGWLVGLQTQAALISDADMTLSMAADIRHTDFEHVGLGWMEGSSAGAWVTNAFDGRSVVSKTSVSQNQALHQYNLVTDETGDQLTFTFVTYANVAADYNVSLFGWTGNTNGMAGTDMIAQDARYAPGKLITTNNLSGVDLLDGESVPSGSKTGAKHFNTVVGAWQTNSITVDMSTYGVAAVIDNMDDLAVFGIAISDGAGAYGTGDLYFDSITVTIVSNTPPPPVTMNMIGFYNAAAETHNVVKNLKTDYGAVGDTNINESAILQQAIDEISALPGGGDLIIPQDDYLFGAIAFKSDVHIKIEGGTTIEQYVPRVDRNAVIFSMGGGLLEPIHNVSIRGIPAAGATNDRFAVFLRAADNARSFLNTGNVRNFYIANVDVHDEYTTHSCINLFSDGYDWDTGGYAVSGTVANISSYYGHYGYGTVQCQAADSVLFTNLYGLGGCTLRVETGARTMNERQFGGAHNIVGKDISCEIGKSAVMLGPHNMQNGLVTIEGVYATNCAFAATLGGGDTIDTKDVTNPDIRPGTFAAGTSITDITAVYGTNATLKWQETLEIPPELEHLLTSVSPDGGKSKYGPAIATAKFTPVYEAYMTGVKAYGFEYTPPVQTAGTAVGDGYSDDLFSAAEYFTNLNSYFWSVTTTGGGTNWIHGNNVVGILDTTSAMGNHHAVNFQGFTLSENPELAGSLDLEGGPFLRVGSEFRYKHQAGVVSGNLNEAAFGLLLSTDKTSGAGDNRFVLLANRGSGIGLAGMTNGLISHADLGVDPVAGGWSDRFRMEWYIEEGISNYEGIVSVYDYEGGLLFKSDWMDLGLTNGTKVYAGYTTGTNTVGGTVSSFSGFEQVQLDNFKFERGRIDAAPEFRANPIYTMNAVADWDYTAFITADAFDLNEDSMTFEKVSGPAWLNVSTNGMVYGVPGTNDIGMNSFAVQVYGSAGTNTTELLIEVEPAGACYSLLYPEADAYIEGGGDSNQNFGIRPELVVQTGSLDKWTRKTFMRFDLSSITNPLIGRVILRLNVGHHNGGSPLHTFTRVDDDSWEEYDITWSDQPATGAVITTVVCLDTVWWQEVDLTDVIKAERATDQLLSFSMVSSGSAVTFNSRETEEGHRPQLVVYSYPNYWAQVAQESGLNLSGSGDEDLDGESDLMEFALGGDPINSAVQGNPPHMVFNPDNSVSFFNWENTNANLGITYLSEWTEDLVNGTWSNVWDSITNWPTDPGYIEAERRVGGSSDEQLFFRLRITQP is encoded by the coding sequence ATGAAGAGTGTAATAGGCGCAATTTCCTTGGGCTGGCTGGTGGGTTTGCAGACACAGGCAGCATTGATATCCGATGCGGATATGACGCTGTCTATGGCGGCTGATATTCGACATACTGATTTTGAGCATGTCGGATTGGGATGGATGGAGGGAAGCTCAGCGGGGGCCTGGGTGACCAATGCATTCGATGGCCGGTCTGTGGTCTCGAAAACATCTGTTTCGCAAAATCAGGCACTGCATCAGTACAATCTTGTGACGGATGAAACAGGAGATCAGCTGACGTTCACTTTTGTGACGTATGCCAATGTCGCCGCCGACTATAATGTGTCCCTCTTCGGCTGGACGGGCAACACGAACGGCATGGCCGGAACGGATATGATTGCGCAGGACGCTCGCTATGCTCCGGGCAAACTCATCACCACAAACAACCTCTCCGGCGTGGATTTGCTGGATGGCGAATCGGTGCCTTCCGGCTCCAAAACAGGAGCTAAACATTTCAATACAGTGGTTGGAGCCTGGCAGACCAACTCGATTACGGTGGATATGAGCACCTATGGAGTCGCCGCGGTTATTGATAATATGGATGACCTGGCGGTGTTTGGCATTGCGATTTCCGATGGGGCCGGTGCCTACGGGACGGGCGATCTTTATTTTGACAGTATTACGGTAACGATTGTCTCAAACACTCCTCCGCCTCCGGTTACTATGAACATGATCGGATTTTATAACGCCGCGGCTGAGACGCACAATGTCGTCAAGAACCTGAAAACCGACTACGGTGCGGTCGGTGATACAAATATTAATGAAAGTGCTATTTTGCAGCAGGCGATTGATGAGATATCTGCATTGCCGGGGGGGGGAGACCTGATTATTCCGCAGGATGACTATCTGTTCGGCGCCATTGCATTTAAATCGGATGTACACATCAAGATCGAAGGAGGAACGACCATTGAGCAGTATGTACCTCGCGTGGATCGTAATGCCGTAATTTTCAGTATGGGTGGAGGACTGCTTGAGCCGATCCACAATGTCAGTATTCGCGGGATTCCGGCTGCCGGAGCCACCAATGACCGGTTTGCCGTGTTTCTTCGGGCGGCCGATAATGCGCGCAGTTTTCTGAATACGGGGAATGTCAGGAATTTTTATATTGCGAATGTGGATGTACATGACGAATACACGACGCACTCCTGCATTAATCTGTTTTCCGATGGATATGATTGGGATACGGGCGGATACGCGGTAAGCGGTACGGTTGCTAACATCAGTTCGTACTATGGCCATTATGGATATGGAACGGTTCAGTGTCAGGCGGCAGATTCGGTCTTGTTTACGAATCTGTATGGTTTGGGCGGTTGCACGCTCCGTGTGGAAACCGGTGCGCGTACCATGAACGAGCGGCAGTTCGGGGGGGCACATAATATTGTCGGAAAAGATATTTCCTGCGAAATCGGCAAGTCCGCCGTCATGCTGGGGCCGCATAATATGCAGAACGGTTTGGTGACGATTGAGGGGGTGTATGCAACGAACTGTGCTTTTGCTGCGACCCTGGGTGGCGGAGACACGATTGATACAAAAGATGTCACCAATCCGGATATCAGACCGGGCACTTTTGCGGCGGGGACTTCGATTACCGATATCACCGCAGTGTATGGAACCAATGCCACGTTGAAGTGGCAGGAGACCTTGGAGATCCCTCCGGAACTGGAACATTTGCTGACCAGTGTGTCGCCGGATGGAGGAAAGAGTAAGTATGGGCCTGCGATTGCCACCGCTAAGTTTACGCCGGTTTATGAAGCCTATATGACGGGGGTAAAGGCGTATGGTTTTGAATATACTCCACCGGTCCAGACGGCGGGGACTGCGGTGGGCGATGGGTATTCGGATGATCTGTTTTCGGCGGCAGAATATTTCACGAACTTGAACAGCTATTTTTGGTCGGTAACGACGACCGGCGGGGGGACGAACTGGATTCATGGCAACAACGTGGTTGGTATTCTGGATACAACATCGGCGATGGGTAATCATCATGCTGTTAATTTCCAAGGGTTCACTCTGTCGGAAAATCCGGAGTTGGCAGGAAGTCTCGATTTGGAAGGTGGTCCCTTTCTAAGGGTCGGGTCAGAATTCCGGTATAAACATCAGGCGGGTGTCGTTTCGGGCAACCTGAACGAAGCGGCTTTCGGCTTGCTGCTCAGCACGGACAAAACGTCTGGTGCGGGCGACAACCGCTTTGTGCTGCTGGCGAACCGGGGCAGTGGAATCGGCTTGGCCGGAATGACCAACGGACTGATATCTCATGCTGATCTGGGCGTGGATCCGGTTGCCGGTGGATGGAGTGACCGGTTCCGGATGGAGTGGTATATCGAGGAAGGTATTTCCAACTACGAAGGCATCGTGTCGGTATATGACTACGAAGGAGGCTTGTTGTTCAAAAGCGACTGGATGGATCTCGGACTCACGAATGGGACGAAGGTTTATGCCGGATATACCACCGGTACAAACACTGTCGGAGGAACAGTATCATCCTTCAGCGGATTTGAGCAGGTGCAGCTGGACAACTTTAAGTTTGAACGCGGGCGAATTGATGCTGCTCCGGAATTCCGCGCCAACCCGATTTACACCATGAATGCCGTTGCCGATTGGGATTACACGGCATTCATCACGGCCGATGCATTTGATCTGAATGAGGATTCCATGACCTTTGAGAAGGTTTCGGGACCGGCCTGGCTGAATGTATCCACGAACGGAATGGTTTATGGAGTGCCGGGCACGAATGATATCGGGATGAACAGCTTTGCAGTGCAGGTCTACGGATCTGCGGGAACGAATACGACCGAGCTACTGATTGAGGTTGAGCCAGCGGGCGCCTGCTATAGCCTGCTATACCCGGAGGCAGATGCCTACATTGAGGGCGGCGGGGATTCCAACCAGAATTTTGGAATCCGCCCTGAGCTGGTGGTGCAGACGGGTAGTCTGGACAAATGGACGCGTAAGACCTTTATGCGGTTCGATCTGTCATCCATTACCAACCCCTTGATTGGTCGCGTGATCCTCAGACTTAATGTCGGACACCACAATGGCGGAAGCCCGCTACATACCTTTACCCGGGTGGATGACGATAGTTGGGAGGAATACGACATTACGTGGAGTGACCAACCGGCAACAGGAGCGGTCATTACCACGGTTGTTTGTCTGGACACCGTTTGGTGGCAGGAAGTTGATCTTACCGATGTAATAAAGGCTGAACGCGCTACCGATCAGTTGCTCTCCTTCAGCATGGTTTCCAGCGGTAGTGCCGTAACCTTTAATTCGCGGGAGACCGAAGAAGGGCATAGGCCGCAACTGGTGGTTTATTCCTATCCGAACTACTGGGCGCAGGTCGCTCAGGAGTCCGGCTTAAACCTGTCCGGCTCAGGGGATGAGGATCTGGATGGCGAGTCCGATCTCATGGAGTTTGCTCTCGGCGGGGACCCGATCAATTCGGCCGTACAGGGCAATCCGCCTCACATGGTGTTCAATCCCGACAATAGCGTAAGTTTTTTTAACTGGGAAAACACCAATGCCAATCTCGGCATCACCTATCTCAGCGAATGGACGGAAGATCTTGTGAACGGCACCTGGAGCAATGTGTGGGATTCAATAACAAACTGGCCTACAGATCCCGGTTATATCGAAGCTGAACGGCGCGTAGGCGGAAGTTCCGATGAACAGCTCTTTTTCCGTTTAAGGATCACACAACCCTAA
- a CDS encoding response regulator transcription factor has translation MGKAKKTVWIIEDEAHFRNHLARLINLDDVIECTAKFESYEEALPSIESAAYPDLLLLDLNLPGMHGLEVIRELTEKHPDIHILVLTVDENRKTVFDAICAGAAGYLVKNDPFDDILKGIHQVMEGGAPLSSSIASYVLQYFKPKQPFEELNEREVEILEMLANGDTRKEIAAKLHVAPTTVDYHLRSIYVKLQVNSAAGAVAKALRDRLIE, from the coding sequence ATGGGAAAAGCGAAAAAGACGGTCTGGATCATTGAAGATGAAGCGCACTTTCGCAATCATCTGGCCCGTTTGATTAATCTGGATGATGTGATCGAGTGCACTGCAAAGTTTGAGTCCTACGAGGAAGCCCTGCCCAGTATCGAAAGTGCAGCATATCCCGACCTGCTGTTGCTAGATCTGAACCTCCCGGGCATGCACGGGCTTGAGGTCATTCGGGAACTGACCGAGAAGCATCCCGATATTCATATTCTGGTGCTGACTGTTGATGAAAACCGGAAAACCGTTTTCGACGCTATCTGTGCAGGAGCGGCCGGCTACCTCGTGAAAAACGACCCGTTCGATGATATTCTCAAGGGAATTCATCAGGTGATGGAAGGCGGGGCACCGCTCAGCAGTTCGATTGCCTCCTATGTGTTGCAGTACTTTAAGCCGAAACAACCGTTTGAAGAGCTGAATGAGCGTGAAGTCGAAATCCTGGAAATGCTGGCCAATGGCGATACCCGAAAGGAAATCGCCGCCAAACTTCATGTGGCTCCCACCACCGTCGATTATCATCTGCGCTCCATCTACGTAAAGCTGCAGGTCAACTCCGCTGCCGGCGCAGTGGCCAAAGCCCTGCGCGACCGCCTGATTGAATGA
- a CDS encoding formylglycine-generating enzyme family protein, with amino-acid sequence MKVMTGAALLITFLSVGTGADSIQHGGTMVNMTFVDIGQSNVGADSTGYGTVDYAYRMGKYEVTASQWATVITADPDVGDSDDGSGSLPVRSATWNEAAKFANWLTSGNAYEGAYQFDGSGAMTNVNREAAVAAYSRVYVLPTEDEWYKAAYLKSDGSAFTLYPTGDSIPIERAGGENYNNKDGLWNVGSGSVENNGTFDMGGNQWEWTESAFDGVLDDMSEKRVIRGGEYINDAYYLSSVARLEYPITIGQGFRIVAIPILTDYQVWADSQGIYMNDAICTNDYDGDGLDNVTEWGFGGDPRNPSDATGRLPRYMVGADGNFLIIHPRPKNGPYPKYNIFSDTDLVNTPGFELEKLGNYAVTLGGQWDSGNWASNIESVTNVFPSTMSTKFFKLKVSE; translated from the coding sequence ATGAAGGTGATGACAGGAGCAGCATTACTAATTACGTTTCTTTCCGTCGGGACCGGAGCTGATTCAATTCAGCATGGAGGAACGATGGTCAATATGACATTCGTAGACATCGGCCAAAGCAATGTCGGCGCAGATTCAACGGGCTATGGCACGGTGGATTACGCCTATCGCATGGGCAAGTATGAGGTGACCGCTTCGCAGTGGGCAACGGTGATCACGGCAGATCCCGATGTGGGGGATTCGGATGATGGGAGCGGTTCATTGCCCGTGCGTTCTGCGACCTGGAATGAAGCCGCCAAATTTGCAAACTGGTTGACGAGTGGTAACGCCTATGAAGGTGCCTATCAGTTTGATGGGAGCGGAGCTATGACCAATGTAAATCGCGAGGCGGCAGTTGCGGCTTACAGCAGGGTCTATGTGTTGCCGACCGAAGATGAGTGGTACAAAGCGGCCTATCTTAAGTCGGATGGAAGCGCATTCACTCTTTATCCCACCGGGGATTCGATACCGATCGAAAGGGCGGGGGGAGAAAATTACAACAACAAAGATGGCCTATGGAATGTAGGGTCGGGGAGCGTTGAAAACAACGGTACATTCGATATGGGGGGCAACCAATGGGAATGGACGGAAAGTGCATTTGATGGTGTGCTTGATGACATGAGTGAAAAACGGGTAATTAGAGGAGGAGAATATATTAATGATGCATACTATTTAAGTTCTGTGGCCCGCCTTGAATATCCTATAACAATAGGACAAGGATTTCGCATTGTGGCCATACCGATATTGACTGATTATCAGGTCTGGGCAGATTCGCAAGGCATATATATGAATGATGCGATCTGTACGAATGATTATGACGGTGATGGTTTAGACAATGTAACAGAATGGGGTTTTGGCGGAGACCCGAGGAATCCCAGTGATGCGACGGGAAGGCTGCCACGGTATATGGTTGGTGCGGATGGTAACTTTCTGATCATTCATCCCCGACCAAAGAACGGGCCGTACCCTAAATATAATATTTTTTCGGATACTGACTTGGTGAATACTCCCGGTTTCGAGCTGGAAAAACTAGGGAACTATGCAGTGACGCTTGGTGGGCAATGGGATTCGGGCAACTGGGCGAGTAACATTGAATCCGTGACCAATGTGTTTCCCTCTACCATGTCAACTAAGTTTTTCAAACTAAAGGTTAGTGAATAA
- a CDS encoding ATP-binding protein, whose product MKFIRHKSIWLFIALLLMGTASDARLIAHYDFSDGDLLDNEVGPEYRLEQRSKAAVLPEVMLNRAYGTAVFSGGLDSVSWLECKGPGRLDEFTFSLWFRTDQVDQRIDYLSVVGSGGKRMRGSWQVHSDTRRQGNLRFRSGESLQLYDLGSAIKKPGIWYHLLVRKKRSGAVECYVTPEKGEMKKPDLQLNDADIALDDIILGSGGIRGTGYRMELANVRIYDTADIPVDSLLDEGPCVFVPEKKPGWNVGEMLSRLKADEDKLLSMLSELPLLQDTQQLDAYGCHSSFLPELDEVPEEPRWTVFLGMEGSRAREIYLIPAADRRDPAMPGYGFPKRFRIMGTDSRGKSFVLSDWYDRDFPDPGRLPVRLIIPHGRYVGIQIDVFKGHSEAGKEFFALDEVFIRGESNLLPIHSVRLSSSFEVPPFWSIEYLQDGKTGMGLPVLPEPDESIRDFVVHFPSKPDKAISLELDLEENRRVGDIIFYPAQPPEGAVVPGYGFPGSIKIEYIRDRGEGVPRTVLREQWVRDMKNPGNNVIRVRQIPNHIRWVRFTLDKLPHYEGDYVLGFGEIAITRDRVSMGTGCAVKSDLDLSETNLLRLTDGFAGGRRVIPVLQWLDGLSLRRDLNLWLKANVALQEKLTARGDQFRRLALNGSLVTLVLILAGISLTGLLLRRRQTFLFRQRVTQDLHDDIGSKIGAISLVSTYLKKATPEPVAQECGNDIDEIAADMKQALRDVLWFTSNRTDRLGELVCKLKEIAESTLPAEMLELKHSPLHQIPDRPIRIKIKRDVMMFFKEALNNAVKHAGASEINISILWNRPRLVIRIQDNGGGFDPEHMDEGKMHLGLEGMKRRAKRIHGDLVIESAPGTGTLVELKMKVK is encoded by the coding sequence ATGAAATTCATACGGCATAAATCAATCTGGTTATTCATTGCATTGTTGCTGATGGGCACTGCGAGCGATGCGCGGCTTATTGCCCACTATGACTTTTCTGATGGGGATCTGCTTGATAATGAAGTCGGCCCGGAATACCGATTGGAGCAACGCAGCAAGGCAGCGGTGCTACCGGAAGTGATGCTGAATCGTGCATATGGGACGGCTGTGTTCTCGGGAGGGCTTGATTCGGTGTCCTGGCTGGAGTGCAAAGGGCCCGGCAGACTCGACGAATTCACTTTTTCTCTCTGGTTTCGAACGGATCAGGTTGATCAGCGAATAGATTATCTAAGCGTTGTCGGTTCGGGCGGAAAAAGGATGCGCGGTAGTTGGCAGGTTCACAGTGACACGCGTAGGCAGGGGAATCTGCGCTTCCGAAGCGGTGAGTCGTTGCAGTTGTATGATCTCGGTTCTGCGATAAAAAAACCGGGGATTTGGTATCATCTCTTGGTGCGGAAGAAACGTTCCGGAGCGGTGGAGTGCTATGTAACCCCCGAGAAAGGCGAAATGAAAAAGCCGGACCTGCAGCTGAACGATGCGGATATTGCACTGGACGATATAATTCTGGGCAGCGGCGGCATTCGGGGCACAGGTTATCGAATGGAACTGGCCAATGTCCGCATCTATGATACGGCAGACATCCCGGTAGATTCGCTCTTGGATGAAGGGCCTTGTGTCTTTGTGCCGGAAAAAAAACCAGGCTGGAATGTCGGGGAAATGCTGTCCCGGTTGAAAGCCGATGAGGATAAGCTTCTCAGCATGTTGTCGGAACTCCCCCTGCTGCAGGACACGCAGCAGTTGGATGCCTATGGATGTCATAGTAGTTTTCTGCCGGAACTCGATGAAGTGCCCGAGGAGCCGCGGTGGACGGTGTTTCTGGGCATGGAAGGATCAAGGGCAAGGGAAATATATCTGATTCCTGCTGCCGATCGCCGCGATCCAGCCATGCCCGGTTATGGATTTCCTAAACGTTTCAGAATCATGGGGACTGATTCGAGAGGGAAATCATTTGTTCTCTCTGACTGGTACGACCGGGATTTTCCTGATCCGGGGCGTCTTCCTGTACGTTTGATTATCCCGCATGGGAGATATGTGGGCATTCAGATTGATGTTTTCAAGGGGCATAGCGAAGCCGGCAAAGAATTTTTTGCGCTTGACGAAGTGTTTATCCGTGGAGAGTCCAACCTTCTTCCGATACATTCCGTGCGGCTTTCTTCGAGTTTCGAAGTTCCGCCTTTCTGGAGTATAGAATATCTTCAGGATGGGAAAACCGGTATGGGGCTCCCGGTGCTCCCGGAACCGGATGAATCGATTCGGGACTTTGTGGTTCATTTCCCATCCAAACCTGATAAGGCGATTTCTCTGGAGCTGGATTTGGAGGAAAACCGAAGAGTAGGCGATATTATATTTTATCCTGCTCAGCCTCCGGAGGGCGCCGTGGTGCCCGGTTATGGATTCCCCGGATCAATAAAAATTGAATATATCCGTGACCGTGGAGAGGGGGTGCCCAGAACCGTTTTACGAGAACAATGGGTTAGGGATATGAAAAATCCGGGCAATAATGTAATTCGTGTGCGGCAGATTCCAAACCATATACGCTGGGTTCGGTTCACGCTGGATAAGCTTCCGCATTATGAGGGAGATTATGTTCTTGGGTTCGGCGAAATAGCGATTACACGCGATCGGGTATCGATGGGTACGGGCTGTGCGGTTAAGTCCGATCTGGATCTGTCTGAAACTAATCTGCTGCGGTTGACTGATGGCTTTGCCGGAGGCCGTCGTGTGATTCCTGTATTGCAGTGGCTCGATGGACTTTCGCTCCGCAGAGATCTTAACCTTTGGCTGAAGGCTAATGTGGCATTGCAGGAAAAGTTGACTGCCCGCGGGGATCAATTCCGTCGTTTGGCTCTCAACGGAAGTTTGGTAACACTTGTGCTTATCCTGGCGGGTATCAGTCTCACCGGTCTGCTGTTACGCCGTCGGCAGACCTTCCTGTTCCGGCAGCGTGTGACTCAGGATCTGCACGATGATATCGGCAGCAAGATCGGGGCAATCTCGCTGGTTTCCACCTACCTGAAAAAGGCAACCCCCGAACCGGTCGCACAGGAGTGCGGGAATGATATTGATGAAATCGCAGCCGACATGAAGCAGGCGTTACGCGACGTACTTTGGTTTACGAGTAACAGGACGGACCGTCTGGGCGAACTGGTCTGCAAGTTGAAGGAAATTGCGGAAAGTACATTGCCGGCAGAAATGCTGGAACTGAAGCATTCGCCTTTGCATCAGATTCCCGACAGGCCGATTCGTATTAAGATAAAGCGCGATGTGATGATGTTCTTCAAAGAAGCATTGAATAATGCGGTGAAACATGCCGGGGCTTCGGAAATAAACATTTCCATACTTTGGAACCGGCCTCGGTTGGTTATCCGGATCCAGGATAACGGCGGCGGGTTTGATCCTGAACATATGGATGAAGGGAAGATGCATCTGGGACTCGAAGGCATGAAGCGGCGGGCGAAGCGGATTCATGGCGATTTGGTGATCGAATCCGCTCCGGGCACCGGTACACTGGTTGAGCTTAAAATGAAGGTGAAATAA
- a CDS encoding IS3 family transposase (programmed frameshift), with amino-acid sequence MGRKRRTFTDKFKAKVAFESIKGVKTLNELASEYQVHPNQISDRKRQLLSNAPELFASGKKAQAKTEEELTAPLYEEIGRLKMDVKWLKKAMSLPLSTRRSWVEPCPDYSIRRPCRLAGVPRSGVYYEPAPETAENLLLMRLIDEQYMKHPEFGSPRMTDWLQDEGHEVNRKRVARLMRRMGLQAITPGPHTSKPATGHKIYPYLLSNVDIERVNQVWSTDITYIPMRNGYMYLTAVIDWFSRYVLAWELSNTMESLFCIDALEHALTQGTPGIFNTDQGSQFTSHAFTDVLLGQNITISMDGRGRALDNVFIERLWWSVKYEKVYPASYTDGWELLQGLDGYFNYYNHERKHSALDKRTPAEVFKEGVVRT; translated from the exons ATGGGAAGAAAACGAAGGACATTTACGGACAAGTTTAAGGCCAAGGTGGCGTTCGAATCCATAAAGGGCGTGAAGACACTCAACGAATTGGCCTCGGAATATCAGGTTCATCCGAACCAGATCTCGGATCGGAAAAGGCAGCTGCTTTCGAATGCGCCGGAGCTTTTTGCTTCGGGAAAAAAGGCACAGGCCAAAACGGAAGAGGAGCTGACGGCTCCACTTTACGAGGAGATCGGGCGGCTGAAGATGGACGTGAAGTGGCTC AAAAAAGCTATGAGCCTGCCGCTTTCAACCCGTCGGAGCTGGGTGGAGCCCTGCCCCGATTATTCAATCCGGCGACCGTGTCGGCTGGCAGGCGTTCCCCGGTCGGGGGTCTATTATGAACCCGCCCCGGAAACGGCAGAGAATCTCCTTCTGATGCGTTTGATCGATGAGCAGTATATGAAACATCCCGAGTTCGGTTCGCCCCGTATGACGGATTGGCTGCAGGATGAGGGACATGAAGTCAACCGCAAGCGTGTCGCCCGCCTGATGCGGCGCATGGGGCTTCAGGCGATCACGCCCGGCCCGCACACGAGCAAGCCGGCGACGGGGCACAAGATATATCCGTATCTATTGAGCAATGTGGACATTGAGCGGGTGAACCAAGTCTGGAGTACGGACATCACCTATATCCCCATGCGCAACGGATACATGTATCTGACCGCCGTGATCGATTGGTTCAGCCGGTACGTTCTGGCCTGGGAGCTCTCGAATACAATGGAGAGTCTCTTCTGCATCGATGCTCTTGAGCATGCGTTGACCCAAGGGACACCCGGCATTTTCAATACAGATCAAGGTTCTCAGTTTACCTCCCATGCCTTTACCGATGTCCTGCTCGGCCAGAACATCACGATCAGCATGGATGGCCGGGGACGGGCGCTTGATAACGTATTCATCGAACGGCTGTGGTGGTCGGTAAAATACGAGAAGGTCTATCCGGCCTCCTACACTGACGGGTGGGAATTGCTCCAGGGACTCGACGGTTATTTCAACTATTACAACCACGAGAGGAAACACAGCGCTCTGGACAAACGAACACCGGCTGAGGTATTCAAGGAAGGAGTAGTCAGAACATGA